A single window of Oncorhynchus keta strain PuntledgeMale-10-30-2019 chromosome 34, Oket_V2, whole genome shotgun sequence DNA harbors:
- the LOC118367656 gene encoding trypsin-like: MLQVAVLIEDNKIFGGYECRKNSASYQASLQSLISSTWVVSAAHCYKSYVTDETFFKNIDTFYPDQLFCLDLSILSSGNSTYHGQITYTCSVLASWMEARTLARETVMGNGQLQDAVSWGYSCAQTKICNSWISSTMSSN, from the exons ATGCTTCAAG TCGCTGTCCTCATTGAGGATAACAAGATTTTCGGAGGGTATGAGTGCAGAAAGAACTCTGCATCCTACCAGGCATCACTGCAATCCCTGATCTCTAGCACATGGGTGGTGTCTGCTGCTCACTGCTACAAGTCATATGTGACTGATGAAACTTTCTTCAAAAACATTGACA CCTTCTACCCCGACCAACTGTTCTGCCTGGATCTCTCCATCCTGAGCAGCGGCAACAGCACCTACCATGGACAGATCACCTACACATGTTCTGTGCTGGCTTCGTGGATGGAGGCAAGGACTCTTGCCAG GGAGACCGTGATGGGCAATGGGCAGCTGCAGGATGCTGTGTCCTGGGGTTACAGTTGTGCCCAGACTAAGATCTGCAACTCCTGGATAAGCAGCACCATGTCCTCCAACTAA